A single window of Streptomyces xanthii DNA harbors:
- a CDS encoding carboxymuconolactone decarboxylase family protein: MPRLTPLTPETAVGASRDLLADLVSRHGQIGGMVSTMAHSPAVLGGYLQLSRAMGRAKLDRRISERISVAVQAQQGCGLCLEAHIAAARALGVDEDEIERARAGTSADPAIAAIVALALQVHREPTSITDEQITALRAHGYSDRAIADVVGVVALNVLTGAFNLLAGLTPGGDAGA; the protein is encoded by the coding sequence ATGCCCCGCCTCACCCCACTCACCCCCGAGACGGCCGTCGGCGCGTCCCGCGACCTCCTCGCCGACCTGGTCTCCCGGCACGGACAGATCGGCGGCATGGTCTCCACGATGGCCCACTCACCGGCCGTCCTGGGCGGATACCTCCAGCTCAGCCGGGCCATGGGCCGCGCCAAGCTCGACCGCCGGATCAGCGAGCGGATCTCCGTCGCCGTACAGGCCCAGCAGGGCTGCGGCCTCTGCCTGGAGGCCCACATCGCCGCCGCCCGCGCGCTCGGCGTGGACGAGGACGAGATCGAGCGGGCCCGCGCGGGCACCTCGGCCGATCCCGCGATCGCGGCGATCGTCGCCCTCGCCCTCCAGGTCCACCGCGAGCCGACGTCGATCACCGACGAGCAGATCACCGCGCTGCGCGCCCACGGCTACAGCGACCGCGCGATCGCCGATGTCGTCGGCGTCGTCGCCCTGAACGTCCTCACCGGCGCCTTCAACCTCCTCGCCGGCCTCACCCCGGGAGGTGACGCCGGTGCCTGA
- a CDS encoding MFS transporter, whose amino-acid sequence MRLFAIRDYRHLFGAQVIALFGTGLTTVALGLLAYDLAGPRAGTVLGTALTIKMVMYVVIAPLAAAYIDRLPRRALLVALDVLRGAVVLALPLVSEVWHVYVLIGLLQAGSAAFTPTFQAVIPDIVTDESAYTRALSASQVASTMESLLSPVLAAVALTFMSFDRLFLGTSAGFLVSALLVLSARVPDARPSTHTKAWDKAAAGIRTFLTTPRLRGVMALNLTVAAAGSIVVVNTVNYVRDVLGGSQSDVAWMLAASGTGTLLAALALPRVLDRIAARTVMLTGAAVLVAATTAAVTVITTGLTTWAGTAAVWAVTGIGMALIITPTGKVLRASAGRAAIPEIFAAQFSLSHLAWLVTYPIAGWLGTTAGFPLAWTVLAALAAVGATGALVLWPRDETTRASAAPARLDRSTLTKAA is encoded by the coding sequence ATGCGACTGTTCGCGATCCGCGACTACCGCCACCTCTTCGGCGCCCAGGTCATCGCCCTCTTCGGCACCGGGCTCACCACGGTGGCCCTCGGACTCCTCGCCTACGACCTCGCGGGCCCCCGCGCCGGCACGGTCCTCGGCACCGCCCTGACCATCAAGATGGTCATGTACGTGGTCATCGCACCGCTGGCCGCCGCGTACATCGACCGGCTCCCGAGAAGAGCCCTCCTCGTCGCCCTCGACGTGCTCCGCGGCGCGGTCGTCCTCGCGCTCCCGCTGGTCAGCGAGGTGTGGCACGTCTACGTACTGATCGGCCTGCTCCAGGCCGGCTCCGCGGCCTTCACCCCCACCTTCCAGGCCGTCATCCCCGACATCGTCACCGACGAGTCCGCCTACACCCGGGCGCTGTCCGCCTCCCAGGTCGCCTCCACCATGGAGAGCCTGCTCAGCCCGGTCCTCGCGGCCGTCGCCCTGACCTTCATGAGCTTCGACCGGCTGTTCCTCGGCACGTCCGCCGGGTTCCTCGTCTCCGCCCTGCTCGTCCTGTCGGCCCGCGTCCCCGACGCCCGCCCCAGCACCCACACCAAGGCCTGGGACAAGGCCGCGGCAGGCATCAGGACCTTCCTCACCACCCCGCGCCTGCGCGGCGTCATGGCGCTGAACCTCACGGTCGCCGCCGCCGGTTCGATCGTCGTCGTCAACACCGTCAACTACGTACGGGACGTGCTCGGCGGCTCCCAGTCGGACGTGGCCTGGATGCTCGCCGCCTCCGGCACCGGGACGCTCCTGGCCGCCCTCGCCCTCCCCCGCGTCCTCGACCGGATCGCCGCCCGCACCGTGATGCTCACCGGCGCCGCCGTCCTCGTCGCCGCGACCACCGCCGCCGTCACCGTCATCACGACGGGCCTCACCACGTGGGCCGGCACCGCGGCCGTCTGGGCCGTGACCGGCATCGGCATGGCGCTGATCATCACGCCCACCGGCAAGGTCCTGCGCGCCTCCGCCGGCCGCGCCGCGATCCCCGAGATCTTCGCGGCCCAGTTCTCCCTGTCCCACCTGGCGTGGCTGGTCACCTACCCGATCGCCGGATGGCTCGGCACGACGGCTGGCTTCCCGCTCGCCTGGACCGTCCTCGCGGCCCTCGCCGCGGTGGGCGCCACTGGAGCCCTGGTCCTGTGGCCCCGCGACGAGACCACGCGGGCGTCCGCGGCCCCGGCCCGGCTGGACCGCTCCACCCTCACCAAGGCGGCGTGA
- a CDS encoding SHOCT domain-containing protein, protein MPQRFGRPGLLGTIARTAVISGTASAVSNRVNRGMAERDMRRQAEAQAAWQGPPQGEAPAAPPQPPAPQQPAATDRVAQLTALADLKAQGLLTDEEFAAEKARVLNS, encoded by the coding sequence ATGCCTCAACGCTTCGGGCGGCCCGGCCTGCTCGGCACCATCGCCCGCACCGCGGTGATCTCGGGCACCGCCTCCGCGGTCTCCAACCGGGTCAACCGCGGCATGGCCGAGCGGGACATGCGCCGGCAGGCTGAGGCCCAGGCCGCCTGGCAGGGGCCGCCCCAGGGGGAGGCCCCCGCCGCGCCACCGCAACCGCCCGCCCCGCAGCAGCCCGCGGCCACGGACCGGGTCGCCCAGCTCACCGCGCTCGCCGACCTCAAGGCGCAGGGACTGCTGACCGACGAGGAGTTCGCGGCTGAGAAGGCCCGGGTCCTCAACTCCTGA
- a CDS encoding DUF6325 family protein, which produces MLSEEIDAGTVGPVDVAVIVFEGNRFNGEVVPALQELQGDGTVRILDLTFVRKTGDGSVDVVELTDPAVAETFGQVAGARFDLLSDEDLRTVAEGLPPESSAAVVAWENTWAARLGAAIRGSGGEIVMLERIPRTTVAEAVAALGA; this is translated from the coding sequence GTGCTCAGTGAAGAAATCGACGCCGGCACCGTCGGCCCGGTGGACGTCGCCGTGATCGTCTTCGAGGGCAACCGGTTCAACGGCGAGGTCGTGCCGGCCCTGCAGGAGCTGCAGGGGGACGGAACCGTACGCATCCTCGACCTGACCTTCGTACGGAAGACCGGCGACGGCTCCGTCGACGTCGTCGAGCTGACCGACCCGGCGGTGGCGGAGACGTTCGGCCAGGTGGCCGGGGCCCGGTTCGACCTGCTCAGCGACGAGGACCTGCGCACCGTCGCCGAAGGGCTCCCGCCGGAGTCCTCGGCCGCGGTGGTGGCCTGGGAGAACACCTGGGCCGCCCGGCTCGGCGCCGCGATCCGCGGCTCGGGCGGCGAGATCGTGATGCTGGAGCGCATCCCCAGGACCACCGTCGCCGAGGCGGTCGCCGCGCTCGGAGCGTGA
- a CDS encoding SHOCT domain-containing protein, protein MDDYPLLDLFLTMLFFFLWIMWFFLLFRVIMDIFRDDDLSGWGKTGWLIFCLVLPFLGVFVYVIARGKGMGQRDVKQAKDREAAFQDYIRKTAGETNAGAGGSDEIAKLATLAELHKSGSLSDEEFGKAKAKLLA, encoded by the coding sequence ATGGACGACTACCCGCTTCTGGACCTGTTTCTCACGATGCTTTTCTTCTTCCTCTGGATCATGTGGTTCTTCCTGCTCTTCCGGGTGATCATGGACATCTTCCGGGACGACGACCTGAGCGGCTGGGGCAAGACCGGCTGGCTCATCTTCTGCCTGGTCCTGCCGTTCCTCGGCGTGTTCGTCTACGTGATCGCCCGGGGCAAGGGCATGGGGCAGCGGGACGTGAAACAGGCGAAGGACCGGGAAGCGGCCTTCCAGGACTACATTCGCAAGACGGCCGGCGAGACGAACGCGGGTGCCGGCGGAAGCGATGAAATCGCCAAACTCGCCACACTCGCCGAACTCCACAAGTCCGGATCGCTGAGCGACGAGGAGTTCGGTAAGGCGAAGGCCAAGCTGCTCGCCTGA
- a CDS encoding DUF389 domain-containing protein produces the protein MAHADAGTARRMTGTLFIERDFRSPSSTRFWGLLVLAAVIASAGVVGDSTATVIGAMIVAPLMTPILGSALALVLADRAQVTRCALLVLGGALAVVAVGMLLGWIAAPPDAFASNSQVSSRISPRLIDLLAALATGTVGAFALVRADISDTLPGVAIAISLVPPLAVTGLLLTVGRYHDASESALLFATNVAAIVATGTVVFLLYGVRGAAQESGIAVGRFHGRTLVAVAAVVLLIAVPLTTGTVSVARDRALAADARPVAEKWASGRQWQIASVEARNGVVVIGVLGLPPQPAPTALRAALDRNGMSDADLELHLVGGRTHWCPAVSATCTVKDSSLS, from the coding sequence ATGGCTCACGCAGACGCGGGCACCGCACGCCGGATGACCGGAACGCTCTTCATCGAGCGGGACTTCAGGAGCCCGAGCTCGACCCGCTTCTGGGGTCTGCTCGTGCTCGCCGCGGTCATCGCGAGCGCCGGCGTGGTGGGCGACTCCACCGCCACCGTCATCGGCGCCATGATCGTCGCCCCTCTCATGACCCCGATCCTGGGCAGCGCCCTGGCCCTCGTCCTCGCCGACCGCGCTCAGGTGACGCGCTGCGCGCTGCTCGTGCTCGGGGGCGCGCTCGCGGTCGTCGCGGTCGGCATGCTGCTCGGCTGGATCGCCGCTCCCCCGGACGCGTTCGCCTCCAACAGCCAGGTCTCGTCACGGATCAGCCCACGCCTCATCGACCTTCTCGCCGCGCTCGCGACGGGCACGGTCGGCGCGTTCGCTCTGGTCCGCGCGGACATCTCCGACACGCTGCCCGGCGTCGCCATCGCCATCTCGCTCGTGCCGCCGCTCGCCGTGACGGGCCTGCTCCTCACGGTCGGCCGCTACCACGACGCGAGCGAGTCGGCGTTGCTGTTCGCGACCAACGTGGCCGCGATCGTGGCCACCGGCACCGTGGTGTTCCTGCTCTACGGAGTGCGGGGCGCGGCCCAGGAGTCGGGCATCGCCGTGGGGCGGTTCCACGGCCGCACGCTCGTGGCGGTCGCGGCCGTGGTCCTGCTGATCGCGGTGCCGCTCACCACCGGCACCGTGTCCGTGGCCCGGGACCGCGCGCTCGCCGCCGACGCCCGTCCGGTCGCCGAGAAGTGGGCCTCCGGCCGCCAATGGCAGATCGCCTCGGTCGAGGCCCGCAACGGCGTCGTCGTCATCGGCGTCCTCGGCCTCCCGCCCCAGCCCGCGCCGACCGCCCTGCGCGCCGCCCTCGACCGCAACGGCATGAGCGACGCGGACCTCGAACTCCACCTCGTCGGCGGCCGCACCCACTGGTGCCCGGCCGTCAGCGCGACCTGCACGGTCAAGGACAGCTCCCTGAGCTGA
- a CDS encoding amino acid permease, protein MTSEANEAIDRKPPPGPQGPAASAGSDEERLAQLGYTQVLARRMSAFSNYAVSFTIISVLSGCLTLYLFGMNTGGPVLITWGWVGVGLMTLFVGLAMAEICSAYPTSAGLYFWAHRLAPERSAAAWAWFTGWFNVLGQVAVTAGIDFGAASFLGAYLNLQFGFEVTPGRTILLFAAILLLHGLLNTFGVRIVAFLNSVSVWWHVLGVVVIVAALAVVPDHHQSTAFVFTHFVDNTGWGSSLYVVLIGLLMAQYTFTGYDASAHMTEETHDASTAGPKGIVRSIWTSWIAGFVLLLGFTYAIQSYQGALDSPTGAPPAQILLDALGATAGKLLLLVVIGAQLFCGMASVTANSRMIYAFSRDGALPFSRVWHTVSPRTRTPVAAVWLAAAGALVLGLPYLINVTAYAAVTSIAVIGLYIAYVVPTLLRLRKGDAFERGPWHLGRFSRPIGIVAVAWVAVITILFMLPQVSPVTWETFNYAPIAVLVVLGFAGTWWGVSARHWFLRETPRDEP, encoded by the coding sequence ATGACAAGTGAAGCGAACGAAGCGATCGACCGGAAACCGCCGCCCGGGCCGCAGGGCCCGGCGGCGAGCGCCGGCTCGGACGAGGAGCGTCTCGCCCAGCTCGGCTACACCCAGGTGCTGGCCCGACGGATGTCGGCCTTCTCCAACTACGCCGTCTCCTTCACCATCATCTCCGTCCTGTCCGGCTGTCTGACGCTGTATCTGTTCGGCATGAACACCGGCGGCCCCGTGCTCATCACCTGGGGCTGGGTCGGCGTCGGACTGATGACGCTGTTCGTCGGGCTCGCGATGGCCGAGATCTGTTCGGCCTATCCGACCTCCGCGGGCCTGTACTTCTGGGCGCACCGGCTCGCCCCGGAGCGGTCGGCGGCGGCCTGGGCCTGGTTCACCGGCTGGTTCAACGTGCTCGGGCAGGTCGCCGTGACCGCCGGCATCGACTTCGGCGCCGCGTCCTTCCTCGGCGCGTACCTGAACCTGCAGTTCGGCTTCGAGGTGACGCCCGGCCGCACGATCCTGCTCTTCGCCGCGATCCTGCTGCTGCACGGCCTGCTGAACACCTTCGGCGTGCGCATCGTCGCGTTCCTCAACAGCGTCAGCGTGTGGTGGCACGTGCTCGGCGTCGTCGTCATCGTCGCCGCGCTCGCCGTCGTCCCGGACCACCATCAGTCGACGGCCTTCGTCTTCACCCACTTCGTCGACAACACCGGCTGGGGCAGCAGCCTCTACGTCGTCCTGATCGGCCTGCTCATGGCCCAGTACACGTTCACCGGCTACGACGCCTCCGCGCACATGACCGAGGAGACCCACGACGCGTCCACCGCCGGACCGAAGGGCATCGTCCGCTCGATCTGGACGTCCTGGATCGCCGGCTTCGTGCTCCTGCTCGGCTTCACGTACGCGATCCAGTCGTACCAGGGCGCCCTGGACTCGCCGACCGGCGCGCCGCCCGCGCAGATCCTCCTCGACGCGCTCGGCGCCACCGCCGGCAAGCTCCTGCTCCTGGTCGTGATCGGCGCCCAGCTCTTCTGCGGCATGGCCTCGGTCACCGCCAACTCCCGCATGATCTACGCCTTCTCGCGCGACGGAGCCCTGCCGTTCTCCCGCGTCTGGCACACCGTCAGCCCCCGCACCCGCACCCCCGTCGCCGCCGTCTGGCTCGCCGCGGCGGGCGCCCTCGTCCTCGGCCTCCCGTACCTCATCAACGTCACGGCGTACGCGGCCGTCACCTCGATCGCCGTCATCGGCCTCTACATCGCCTACGTCGTCCCGACGCTGCTGCGGCTGCGCAAGGGCGACGCGTTCGAGCGCGGCCCCTGGCACCTGGGCCGCTTCTCCCGCCCGATCGGCATCGTCGCGGTCGCCTGGGTGGCCGTCATCACGATCCTCTTCATGCTCCCCCAGGTCTCCCCGGTCACCTGGGAAACCTTCAACTACGCCCCGATAGCGGTCCTCGTCGTACTCGGCTTCGCCGGGACGTGGTGGGGGGTGTCGGCGCGGCACTGGTTCCTGCGCGAAACACCCCGCGACGAGCCCTGA
- a CDS encoding FG-GAP-like repeat-containing protein yields MVQGGALPRRGRLLSVSLAALMALGTASLTFAQPVGAAGAETVVPTGDVWGIDFAGGHLSTVERAPNGEQYVTDRTVSADGATVGALSRRGFAGTYAVGQHAERVPCDASGGCVPLRATGDGGVGYFSVHSDGTERAQIWLGPDSYHSADEPSVTGGRFTDVSGRFFAYSAASTGKQYVDATQTYRSADVRLTRTTSAASLWGTRLWTPGSGAGVVTSYDLKAKKTVATVSTGAPCTVKELQAIGRWLYWNCGSGGPAGVYDLTAQKNITVPSGPALVGDGYLVQHDRTAGKLLLTDFHTGAAQAPRAVADLPAGATADQRRLTWSVDKFGGDIAYVGQDQAVHIVQSGVPAQGLTKIESDVDGATLDAKGRNGASTAWNSTWQFNKPATWTFTVKDGSGKVVRTLRGGGDATARVAWDGRTDAGTYAYNAAYTWTLSATGADGTGTFATSGGIALTGGLQGHHDQGGYRFGEMVTLNSSGGLTLHYTEGKGTFDWKQSGSGWPAGTVAVPFGDMGSDRCSELLVRTPDGELRRYAGKCGSGAYVPGSSHTSLGTGWNAYNVLTAPGDLTGDGRVDLLARKASTGDIYVFANDGHGKLLAGKKIRSAWTYTHIVGAGDLNGDGLGDLLARGKDGTLYRYDGKGDGTLKDRVTVFTDWGGSYTTIVGAGDVTGDGRNDLVVRDKDGNLYRNDGKGNGSFTSRTKIATGWAYKGVF; encoded by the coding sequence ATGGTTCAAGGAGGGGCATTGCCTCGTCGGGGTCGTCTTCTGTCGGTGTCGCTGGCCGCGCTCATGGCGCTCGGCACCGCCTCGCTCACCTTCGCGCAGCCCGTGGGTGCCGCCGGTGCCGAGACCGTCGTACCGACGGGCGACGTCTGGGGGATCGACTTCGCCGGTGGTCATCTCAGCACCGTCGAGCGGGCTCCCAACGGGGAGCAGTACGTCACCGACCGGACCGTCTCGGCGGACGGCGCCACGGTGGGGGCCCTGTCGCGGCGCGGGTTCGCGGGGACCTACGCGGTCGGCCAGCACGCCGAGCGGGTTCCGTGCGACGCGAGCGGCGGCTGCGTGCCGCTGCGGGCGACCGGTGACGGCGGCGTCGGCTACTTCTCCGTCCACAGCGACGGCACCGAGCGGGCGCAGATCTGGCTGGGCCCGGACTCGTACCACTCCGCCGACGAACCCTCCGTCACCGGCGGCCGGTTCACCGACGTCAGCGGCCGCTTCTTCGCCTACTCCGCCGCTTCCACCGGCAAGCAGTACGTCGACGCCACGCAGACCTACCGTTCGGCGGACGTGCGGCTGACCCGCACCACGAGCGCCGCGTCCCTGTGGGGCACGCGGCTGTGGACGCCGGGATCCGGCGCGGGCGTGGTCACCTCGTACGACCTGAAGGCGAAGAAGACGGTGGCGACCGTGTCCACCGGGGCGCCGTGCACCGTCAAGGAGCTTCAGGCGATCGGGCGTTGGCTGTACTGGAACTGCGGTTCCGGCGGCCCCGCGGGCGTCTACGACCTCACCGCGCAGAAGAACATCACCGTGCCGTCGGGGCCCGCGCTCGTCGGCGACGGCTATCTCGTCCAGCACGACCGGACCGCCGGGAAGCTGCTGCTCACCGACTTCCACACGGGCGCGGCGCAGGCCCCGCGCGCCGTCGCCGACCTGCCGGCGGGCGCCACCGCGGACCAGCGGCGGCTGACCTGGTCCGTGGACAAGTTCGGCGGCGACATCGCGTACGTGGGCCAGGACCAGGCCGTGCACATCGTGCAGAGCGGCGTGCCGGCGCAGGGCCTCACGAAGATCGAGTCGGATGTCGACGGCGCGACCCTGGACGCCAAGGGGCGCAACGGCGCCTCCACCGCCTGGAACAGCACCTGGCAGTTCAACAAGCCCGCCACCTGGACGTTCACGGTGAAGGACGGCTCCGGCAAGGTGGTGCGCACCCTGCGCGGCGGCGGCGACGCCACGGCGCGGGTGGCGTGGGACGGCCGGACGGACGCGGGCACCTACGCCTACAACGCCGCCTACACGTGGACGCTGAGCGCGACCGGCGCCGACGGCACCGGCACCTTCGCCACGTCCGGCGGCATCGCCCTCACCGGCGGCCTCCAGGGCCACCACGACCAGGGCGGCTACCGCTTCGGCGAAATGGTCACCCTCAACTCCTCGGGCGGCCTGACGCTGCACTACACCGAGGGCAAGGGCACGTTCGACTGGAAGCAGTCCGGATCCGGCTGGCCCGCCGGCACCGTGGCCGTGCCGTTCGGCGACATGGGCAGCGACCGCTGCTCCGAGCTGCTGGTGCGCACGCCGGACGGCGAGCTGCGCCGGTACGCGGGCAAGTGCGGCAGCGGCGCCTACGTCCCCGGGAGCAGCCACACCTCGCTGGGCACCGGCTGGAACGCGTACAACGTGCTGACCGCGCCCGGCGACCTGACCGGTGACGGGCGGGTGGACCTGCTGGCCCGCAAGGCGTCCACCGGTGACATCTACGTGTTCGCGAACGACGGCCACGGCAAGCTCCTCGCCGGCAAGAAGATCCGCTCGGCCTGGACGTACACCCACATCGTCGGCGCCGGTGACCTGAACGGCGACGGGCTCGGGGACCTGCTGGCCCGCGGCAAGGACGGCACCCTCTACCGCTACGACGGCAAGGGCGACGGCACCCTGAAGGACCGGGTCACCGTGTTCACCGACTGGGGCGGCTCGTACACGACGATCGTGGGGGCCGGCGACGTCACGGGTGACGGCCGCAACGACCTCGTGGTGCGGGACAAGGACGGGAACCTGTACCGCAACGACGGCAAGGGGAACGGGTCGTTCACCTCGCGGACGAAGATCGCGACCGGATGGGCGTACAAGGGCGTCTTCTAG